The Streptomyces seoulensis genome contains a region encoding:
- a CDS encoding phiSA1p31-related protein has product MIGDRFRFVDLAEHPVVVLIDDQGNATIEGEDRVCPLILAEVMFRIALFYEAAHENAVCRPTSRAERALEPLQEQAATLDREFAVWTDGTGHAWDLTCDWVDAYGRAWQWTGDLDQVSGIPLMRTEYRTDVQSLDVLREVCGPISPARNRGAA; this is encoded by the coding sequence ATGATCGGCGACCGTTTCCGCTTCGTGGACCTGGCCGAGCACCCGGTGGTGGTGCTCATCGACGACCAGGGCAACGCCACCATCGAGGGCGAGGACAGGGTCTGCCCGCTGATCCTGGCCGAGGTCATGTTCCGGATCGCCCTGTTCTACGAGGCCGCGCACGAGAACGCCGTCTGTCGGCCGACCTCGCGCGCCGAACGTGCCCTTGAGCCCCTGCAGGAGCAGGCCGCCACCCTCGACCGCGAGTTCGCGGTGTGGACGGACGGCACCGGCCATGCCTGGGACCTGACCTGCGACTGGGTCGACGCTTACGGGCGTGCCTGGCAGTGGACGGGCGACCTCGACCAGGTCTCGGGTATCCCGCTGATGCGGACCGAGTACCGCACCGACGTGCAGTCGCTCGACGTGCTGCGCGAGGTGTGCGGGCCGATCTCGCCGGCGCGGAACCGGGGTGCGGCGTGA
- a CDS encoding zinc finger domain-containing protein — MNIDDTLDLLQQVALIDDRVVKTTETEQAAQVTMWAAVLRDIPLQFAGEAVGRHYAESAWPVMPKDIASRWRVHVKDRLNRAVGTFEPTDHPSVSPDDETGDAFVAVLRAQRQAVAREKSEPIGLRELMPAVGSRLGGGRTTELVPANDQFREAKAARYPKRAMPAGPPERAVLCPACGASPNKPCRSQERGRVLHHNTHWSRQELYAAQQATEGGQT; from the coding sequence GTGAACATCGACGACACCCTCGACCTGCTCCAGCAGGTTGCCCTCATCGACGACCGCGTCGTCAAGACCACCGAAACCGAGCAGGCCGCGCAGGTCACCATGTGGGCCGCCGTACTCCGCGACATCCCGCTGCAGTTCGCGGGCGAGGCCGTCGGCCGGCACTACGCCGAGTCGGCGTGGCCGGTCATGCCGAAGGACATCGCGTCGCGGTGGCGGGTCCACGTGAAGGACCGGCTCAACCGAGCCGTGGGCACGTTCGAGCCGACCGATCACCCGAGCGTCTCCCCGGACGACGAGACCGGCGACGCGTTCGTCGCCGTGCTCCGGGCGCAGCGGCAGGCCGTCGCCCGAGAGAAGTCCGAGCCGATCGGGCTGCGCGAGCTGATGCCCGCCGTCGGCTCCCGGCTCGGCGGCGGCCGCACTACCGAACTCGTTCCGGCCAACGACCAGTTCCGGGAGGCCAAGGCCGCGCGGTACCCGAAGCGCGCCATGCCGGCCGGACCGCCTGAGCGGGCGGTGCTCTGCCCGGCCTGTGGCGCCTCGCCGAACAAGCCGTGCCGCAGTCAGGAGCGCGGCCGCGTGCTGCACCACAACACCCACTGGTCCCGACAGGAGCTGTACGCCGCGCAGCAGGCCACCGAGGGAGGGCAGACGTGA
- a CDS encoding HNH endonuclease, whose translation MSGGWAGSTRRHELPADWPERRAYVLARDEHRCRWREQRTVCGRTATDVDHITPGDDHRYENLQALCRDHHALKSSREGSAARWAVRMTRPPERHPGLL comes from the coding sequence GTGAGCGGAGGATGGGCAGGCAGCACCCGCCGGCACGAGCTGCCCGCCGACTGGCCCGAGCGCCGCGCCTACGTCCTCGCCCGAGACGAGCACCGATGCCGCTGGCGCGAGCAGCGCACCGTCTGCGGCCGCACCGCCACCGACGTCGACCACATCACGCCCGGCGACGATCACCGGTACGAGAACCTGCAGGCGCTCTGCCGCGACCACCACGCGCTCAAGAGCAGCCGCGAGGGCAGTGCCGCCCGCTGGGCCGTACGCATGACCAGACCCCCCGAGCGGCACCCCGGTCTGCTCTGA
- a CDS encoding major capsid protein — protein MSWILDTEFIEPTELTGLIRAALADLQVNRFTLSRWLPNVEVDDITYEFLKGGGGLAEASSYRSWDAESKIGRREGLGKVMGELPPISEKIMLNEYDRLRLRKLSRDEALPFIARDAARLARNIAARFEVGRGQVLVNASMPVAELQQTIDFGRTASHSVVAATLWSDHANATPLTDLQSWVATYEDTNGESPAVILAPKAAVQHMTMCAQVIRQVYPLAPAGSAPMATNDQLNAVLAAMGLPPIEIYDARVKVDGVATRITPGNAIALLPEPGSTSAAAPTDLGATLLGTTAESLEDDYALQPGEQPGVVAATWKTKDPVRLWTHAAAVGIPVLREPNLTFKAQVLA, from the coding sequence ATGAGCTGGATTCTGGACACGGAGTTCATCGAGCCGACCGAGCTGACCGGCCTGATCAGGGCGGCGCTCGCCGATCTGCAGGTGAACCGGTTCACCCTGTCGCGGTGGCTGCCGAACGTCGAGGTCGACGACATCACGTACGAGTTCCTGAAGGGCGGTGGCGGTCTCGCCGAGGCGTCGAGCTACCGCTCGTGGGACGCCGAGTCGAAGATCGGACGGCGTGAGGGGCTCGGCAAGGTGATGGGCGAACTCCCGCCCATCAGCGAAAAGATCATGCTCAACGAGTACGACCGGCTGCGCCTGCGCAAGCTGTCCCGCGACGAGGCGCTGCCGTTCATCGCGCGCGACGCCGCGCGCCTGGCCCGCAACATCGCGGCCCGGTTCGAGGTCGGCCGCGGGCAGGTGCTCGTCAACGCCTCGATGCCGGTCGCCGAGCTGCAGCAGACCATCGACTTCGGTCGCACGGCCTCGCACTCGGTTGTCGCCGCGACCCTGTGGTCGGACCACGCGAACGCGACGCCGCTTACCGACCTGCAGTCGTGGGTCGCCACCTACGAGGACACCAACGGCGAGTCGCCTGCCGTGATCCTCGCGCCCAAGGCCGCCGTGCAGCACATGACCATGTGCGCTCAGGTCATCCGGCAGGTGTACCCGCTCGCCCCGGCCGGCTCGGCCCCCATGGCGACGAACGATCAGCTCAATGCCGTGCTGGCCGCGATGGGTCTGCCGCCGATCGAGATCTACGACGCGCGCGTCAAGGTCGATGGCGTGGCGACCCGGATCACGCCGGGCAACGCGATCGCGCTGCTGCCCGAGCCCGGTTCGACGTCCGCGGCCGCGCCGACCGACCTCGGTGCGACGCTGCTCGGCACGACCGCCGAGTCGCTCGAAGACGACTACGCGCTGCAGCCCGGCGAGCAGCCCGGAGTCGTCGCGGCGACGTGGAAGACGAAGGACCCCGTACGGCTGTGGACGCACGCGGCCGCCGTCGGTATCCCGGTCCTGCGCGAGCCGAACCTCACCTTCAAGGCGCAGGTGCTGGCATGA
- a CDS encoding phage tail protein: MSTPTPVSLEAGLHTEYIRKQLVQAIFAADISTAAISNPFDSEGNLVAIPTGYVPIGYTTDDGISFPSDVSMSDVTSSQSAEPTRSDVESDVLTASWAPQETNAATVAMYEGLPLSGTGALPPIGSAAWTWDRAKTPRNPFRRLLFIGLDYADDGGEIYVVRHMPRARLTDKDDETWSRSDPTTRPVTVTAYRDSTVGTSCRNWIDGPGWRSLAPSGG; this comes from the coding sequence ATGTCCACACCGACCCCGGTGTCGCTCGAAGCCGGGCTGCACACCGAGTACATCCGCAAGCAGCTCGTGCAGGCGATCTTCGCGGCGGACATCTCGACCGCGGCGATCTCGAACCCGTTCGACTCCGAGGGCAACCTCGTGGCGATCCCGACCGGGTACGTGCCCATCGGCTACACCACCGACGACGGGATCAGCTTCCCGAGCGACGTGTCGATGTCCGACGTCACCTCGTCGCAGTCGGCCGAGCCGACCCGGTCCGACGTCGAGTCCGACGTGCTCACCGCGTCCTGGGCGCCGCAGGAGACCAACGCCGCGACCGTCGCCATGTACGAGGGGCTGCCGCTGTCCGGCACGGGCGCACTGCCCCCGATCGGCTCGGCCGCGTGGACGTGGGACCGAGCCAAGACCCCGCGGAACCCGTTCCGGCGGCTGCTGTTCATCGGGCTGGACTACGCCGACGACGGCGGAGAGATCTACGTCGTCCGGCACATGCCGCGCGCGCGGCTCACAGACAAGGACGACGAGACGTGGTCGCGGTCCGATCCGACGACCCGGCCGGTCACGGTCACCGCGTACCGCGACAGCACGGTCGGCACGTCGTGCCGTAACTGGATCGACGGCCCCGGATGGCGCTCGCTCGCGCCGTCCGGCGGCTGA
- a CDS encoding head decoration protein, which translates to MDLTQRTTMFAGDDQSWLGSEHGTQATESIALDTSLFTPATHYPDGFFRSGIPLGKITAGGKYGPYNDGATDGRQTLVGFLFAAVGAPSVNTIDPAAALFTHGKVRESRLPVPVDAAGKADVAGSIRFV; encoded by the coding sequence ATGGACCTCACACAGCGCACGACCATGTTCGCGGGGGACGACCAGTCGTGGCTCGGCTCCGAGCACGGCACGCAGGCGACCGAGTCGATCGCACTCGACACGTCCCTGTTCACCCCGGCGACCCACTACCCCGACGGGTTCTTCAGGAGCGGCATCCCGCTCGGGAAGATCACGGCGGGCGGGAAGTACGGCCCGTACAACGACGGCGCGACCGACGGCAGGCAGACGCTCGTCGGGTTCCTGTTCGCCGCGGTCGGCGCCCCGTCGGTCAACACGATCGACCCGGCCGCCGCCCTGTTCACCCACGGCAAGGTGCGCGAGTCGCGTCTGCCGGTCCCGGTCGACGCCGCCGGTAAGGCGGACGTGGCCGGCTCGATCCGGTTCGTCTGA
- a CDS encoding terminase, producing the protein MPWRGPDDEDDFPTLGWYVIDWMTGNLAQPGRDDGEPYIPTAEQAEFLLRYYELHPITGKRLIHRALLSRPRGWGKSPFVGAIALAEACADVVPDGYDAYGEPVGRPWHSLRTPLVRIAAVTEQQTDNTWIPLLEMARGRDLAADYGLDVLDTVIYLPRGEVSPITSSATSTKGDPACFASLDQTEEWTASNGGVRLAKTMRFNAAKLGGSLIETPNAFTPGMGSVAEKSAADYQAIIDGRSRARGILVDHREAPPDTDMTDEQSLVAGLRYAYGDSSDHPGGCVLHDPPCGPGWSPIERLTSEFYDTSNEPQDLRADLLNQITHASDAWLTEPEVRASSDLSREVRPGDRIVLGFDGSRKRARGVTDATALIGCRLSDGHLFTIGVWEQPDRLPVDADGKVVEWQVPVVEVLAAVHEAFGTYDVVGFYADPAKWESHVADWEAAYGPRLKVQATRNHPVEWWMTGGRSTLIVRALEKFHTALTEGELTHDGSSALVRHLCNARRRPSKSGLQIGKANPDSPNKIDAAVAAVLAWQCRLDAIAKGVAAEEEEMFGGTF; encoded by the coding sequence ATGCCGTGGCGCGGGCCCGACGACGAGGACGACTTCCCGACGCTCGGTTGGTACGTCATCGACTGGATGACCGGGAACCTCGCGCAGCCCGGCCGCGACGACGGCGAGCCGTACATCCCGACCGCTGAACAGGCCGAGTTCCTGCTGCGGTACTACGAGCTGCACCCGATCACCGGCAAGCGGCTCATTCACCGCGCGCTGCTCTCCCGCCCGCGAGGGTGGGGGAAGAGTCCGTTCGTCGGGGCGATCGCACTCGCCGAGGCGTGCGCCGACGTCGTCCCGGACGGGTACGACGCATACGGCGAGCCGGTCGGCCGGCCGTGGCACTCGCTGCGCACGCCGCTCGTACGGATCGCGGCCGTGACCGAGCAGCAGACCGACAACACGTGGATACCGCTGCTGGAGATGGCGCGCGGCCGGGACCTGGCGGCCGACTACGGACTCGACGTCCTCGACACCGTGATCTACCTACCCCGCGGCGAGGTCTCTCCGATCACGTCGAGTGCCACCTCGACCAAGGGCGACCCGGCGTGCTTCGCCTCGCTCGACCAGACCGAGGAGTGGACGGCGTCGAACGGCGGCGTCCGGCTCGCCAAGACGATGCGTTTCAACGCGGCCAAGCTCGGCGGCAGCCTGATCGAGACCCCGAACGCTTTCACGCCCGGCATGGGCAGCGTCGCGGAGAAGTCGGCGGCCGACTATCAGGCGATCATCGACGGCCGGTCACGAGCGCGCGGCATCCTCGTTGACCACCGCGAGGCGCCACCGGACACGGACATGACCGACGAGCAGTCGCTCGTCGCCGGGCTGCGGTACGCGTACGGCGACAGCAGCGATCACCCCGGCGGGTGTGTGCTGCACGACCCGCCGTGCGGGCCCGGCTGGTCGCCGATCGAGCGGCTGACGAGCGAGTTCTACGACACTTCGAACGAGCCTCAGGATCTGCGCGCGGACCTGCTCAACCAGATCACCCACGCGTCGGACGCATGGCTGACCGAGCCCGAGGTGCGCGCCTCGTCGGATCTCTCCCGCGAGGTCCGGCCGGGCGACCGGATCGTGCTCGGGTTCGACGGCTCGCGGAAGCGGGCGCGCGGTGTCACGGACGCGACTGCGCTGATCGGCTGCCGTCTCTCCGATGGGCATCTGTTCACGATCGGTGTGTGGGAGCAGCCCGACCGGCTGCCGGTCGACGCCGACGGCAAGGTCGTCGAGTGGCAGGTACCGGTCGTCGAGGTGCTCGCGGCCGTGCATGAGGCGTTCGGCACGTACGACGTCGTCGGGTTCTACGCCGACCCCGCCAAGTGGGAATCGCACGTCGCCGACTGGGAAGCGGCGTACGGGCCGCGGCTCAAGGTGCAGGCGACCCGGAACCATCCGGTCGAGTGGTGGATGACCGGCGGTCGCAGCACGTTGATCGTGCGGGCGCTGGAGAAGTTCCACACGGCGCTCACTGAAGGCGAGTTGACGCATGACGGGTCGTCGGCGCTGGTGCGGCACCTGTGCAACGCCCGCCGTCGGCCCAGTAAGTCGGGTCTGCAGATCGGCAAGGCCAACCCCGACAGCCCGAACAAGATCGACGCCGCGGTCGCCGCAGTGCTGGCGTGGCAGTGCCGCCTCGACGCCATCGCCAAGGGTGTTGCGGCGGAAGAAGAAGAGATGTTCGGCGGCACGTTCTGA
- a CDS encoding phage portal protein — translation MLDDTPDSPDWWLLRLGRKLRKRQGQLDEWWRYYRGRPMLPELPNKTAEQAFLDFQRKARTNFCGLIANASVHRLNALGVTGPDGEPDKNALRWWQANRLDSRQKLVWRVAMAQSVGYMSVGPHPTRLEENGRPSPLITPEHPSECIVDYDPETGLPYVALKARHDEVDGYGYAWVMFDDTAFPYRTKEPCYSRRLPWGPDSWEYAGESDEGEPHDLGGLPIVEFARMPDLGEDPEPEFAGVLDIQDRVNLGILNRMAASRYSGFRQKWVRGHKFNKRTDPATGLTVVEQPFAPGPNTVWVSSGEQAQFGQLDATDLRPFLDEHAADVRDMLILSQTPAYYYAGDLVNISADTIGALDILHVAKMQEHIAAFGEQLETVMALAAAQAGVAEDYTEAEVRWANPAHVTLAVKADAATKLKSIGYPLDVIAEQMGETPATVRRITSGAAAQALLAASLLPATPAPSAGNLPDEGEPDG, via the coding sequence ATGCTCGACGACACCCCGGACTCGCCCGACTGGTGGCTGCTTCGGCTGGGCCGGAAGCTGCGCAAGCGGCAGGGGCAGCTCGACGAGTGGTGGCGGTACTACCGCGGCCGGCCGATGCTTCCCGAGTTGCCGAACAAGACTGCCGAGCAGGCGTTCCTCGACTTCCAGCGGAAGGCACGAACCAACTTCTGCGGGCTGATTGCCAACGCGTCCGTACACCGGCTCAACGCGCTCGGCGTGACAGGCCCGGACGGCGAACCGGACAAGAACGCGTTGCGCTGGTGGCAGGCGAACCGGCTCGACTCCCGGCAGAAACTCGTGTGGCGCGTGGCCATGGCGCAGAGCGTCGGGTACATGTCGGTCGGCCCCCACCCGACCCGGTTGGAGGAGAACGGCCGGCCCTCGCCGCTGATCACCCCCGAGCACCCGAGTGAGTGCATCGTCGACTACGACCCCGAGACCGGCCTGCCGTACGTCGCGCTCAAGGCTCGGCACGACGAGGTCGACGGCTACGGATACGCCTGGGTGATGTTCGACGACACCGCATTTCCGTACCGAACCAAGGAGCCCTGCTACAGCCGGCGCCTACCGTGGGGGCCGGACTCGTGGGAGTACGCCGGCGAGAGTGACGAGGGCGAACCACACGACCTCGGCGGGCTGCCGATCGTCGAGTTCGCCCGCATGCCCGATCTCGGAGAGGACCCCGAGCCTGAGTTCGCAGGCGTCCTCGACATTCAGGACCGGGTAAACCTGGGCATCCTGAACCGCATGGCCGCCTCGCGCTACAGCGGGTTTCGCCAGAAGTGGGTCAGAGGGCACAAGTTCAACAAGCGGACGGACCCGGCGACCGGTCTGACCGTCGTCGAGCAGCCGTTCGCGCCGGGCCCCAACACGGTGTGGGTCAGCTCGGGCGAACAAGCGCAGTTCGGGCAGCTCGATGCGACCGACCTGCGCCCGTTCCTCGACGAACATGCCGCCGACGTACGCGACATGCTGATCCTGTCCCAGACCCCCGCCTACTACTACGCGGGCGACCTGGTGAACATCAGCGCGGACACGATCGGCGCGCTCGACATCCTGCACGTGGCGAAGATGCAGGAGCACATCGCGGCTTTCGGCGAGCAGCTCGAAACGGTGATGGCCCTCGCCGCAGCGCAGGCGGGCGTCGCGGAGGACTACACCGAGGCCGAGGTGCGGTGGGCCAACCCGGCGCACGTCACCCTCGCGGTGAAGGCCGACGCAGCAACCAAGCTCAAGAGCATCGGGTACCCGCTCGACGTCATCGCCGAGCAGATGGGCGAGACCCCTGCGACGGTCCGCCGGATCACGTCGGGCGCTGCCGCGCAGGCGCTGCTCGCGGCGTCGCTGCTGCCCGCCACCCCGGCGCCGAGCGCGGGCAACCTGCCCGACGAGGGGGAGCCCGATGGGTGA
- a CDS encoding DUF2637 domain-containing protein has translation MQRRVIGGIAVGGAVIALIGFVGSYAAVRTLAEAKGFGTFARLFPIGLDAGILVLLALDLMLTWLRMPLPLLRHIAWMLTVATIAFNAAAAWPDPIGTGMHAVIPVLFVAVVEAARHAVGRVADITADRYMESVRISRWLLAPWSTFRLWRRMKLWELRSYDEVIALEQARVIERARLRRRYGLRWRSAAPLDEVLALRLTRYGRPLGPVVVDAAPAAPAIAPALQGAPALAPPAPAAPTQGAPQRPAPEPEGAPAETAPPNEGAPERPAPDDQGAPPGDAPATEGAPERPEGEGDDEAPRDEQRPPTRAELKAKIKALYAELGGRPGEGVIVKLLEDGAALGYPYKSRRHAQKLRDEVEADDPKLVELGSPNVRALTGS, from the coding sequence ATTCAGCGCCGCGTCATCGGCGGCATCGCGGTCGGCGGGGCCGTGATCGCCCTGATCGGGTTCGTCGGCTCGTACGCCGCGGTGCGCACCCTCGCGGAAGCGAAAGGGTTCGGCACGTTCGCGCGGCTGTTCCCGATCGGACTCGACGCGGGCATTCTCGTGCTGCTCGCCCTCGACCTGATGCTGACGTGGCTCCGGATGCCGCTGCCGCTGCTGCGCCACATCGCGTGGATGCTGACGGTCGCCACGATCGCGTTCAACGCGGCGGCGGCGTGGCCGGACCCCATCGGCACGGGCATGCACGCAGTGATCCCCGTGCTGTTCGTCGCCGTGGTCGAGGCCGCTCGGCACGCGGTCGGTCGGGTCGCGGACATCACCGCTGACCGGTACATGGAGTCGGTGCGGATCTCGCGGTGGCTGCTCGCCCCGTGGTCGACGTTCCGCCTGTGGCGGCGCATGAAGCTGTGGGAGCTGCGGTCGTACGACGAGGTGATCGCCCTCGAACAGGCGCGGGTGATCGAGCGTGCGCGCCTGCGCCGTCGCTACGGTCTCCGCTGGCGTTCGGCCGCCCCGCTCGACGAGGTGCTCGCCCTGCGGCTGACCCGGTACGGGCGCCCTCTGGGCCCGGTCGTCGTCGACGCCGCCCCGGCCGCCCCGGCGATCGCCCCCGCCCTGCAGGGCGCCCCGGCTCTGGCGCCCCCGGCCCCGGCCGCCCCGACGCAGGGCGCCCCGCAGCGCCCCGCCCCGGAACCCGAGGGCGCCCCGGCCGAGACCGCCCCGCCGAACGAGGGCGCCCCCGAGCGCCCCGCCCCTGACGACCAGGGCGCCCCGCCGGGCGACGCCCCCGCCACCGAGGGCGCCCCGGAGCGCCCCGAGGGCGAGGGCGACGACGAGGCGCCCCGCGACGAGCAGCGGCCCCCGACCCGAGCCGAGCTGAAGGCGAAGATCAAGGCGCTGTACGCCGAACTCGGGGGCCGGCCGGGCGAGGGCGTGATCGTGAAGCTGCTCGAAGACGGGGCCGCGCTCGGCTATCCGTACAAGTCCCGCCGGCACGCGCAGAAGCTGCGCGACGAGGTCGAGGCGGACGACCCGAAGTTGGTCGAACTGGGCTCGCCGAACGTCCGCGCGCTCACCGGATCTTGA
- a CDS encoding DNA primase yields MPPTPRCQHEPCRRPLPITARRDARYCSGRCRTAACRARRTIPAELTSRPRWVRHTTRKVPLTVHGAAASSTDRSTWSPYAHAAASTAGAGLGFVLDGDGVVCLDLDHALADGELLPWAQPIVDAAAGTWVEVSQSGTGLHIWGRGSLAQGRRIPVGSGSVELYGIGRYIAVTGRSWGGTPSRLGDLQHVIDSLL; encoded by the coding sequence ATGCCCCCGACGCCCCGCTGCCAGCACGAGCCGTGCCGCCGGCCGCTGCCGATCACCGCGCGGCGCGACGCCCGGTACTGCTCGGGCCGCTGCCGCACCGCAGCCTGCCGGGCACGCCGGACGATCCCGGCCGAGCTGACCAGCCGGCCGCGCTGGGTCCGGCACACCACCCGCAAGGTGCCGTTGACCGTGCACGGCGCCGCCGCGAGCAGCACCGACCGGTCGACGTGGTCGCCGTACGCGCACGCCGCCGCGAGCACCGCCGGCGCCGGGCTCGGGTTCGTCCTCGACGGCGACGGCGTCGTCTGCCTCGACCTCGACCACGCCCTCGCCGACGGGGAGCTGCTGCCGTGGGCGCAGCCGATCGTCGACGCGGCGGCCGGGACGTGGGTCGAGGTGTCGCAGTCCGGGACCGGGCTGCACATCTGGGGACGCGGCTCGCTGGCGCAGGGGCGGCGCATCCCGGTCGGGTCCGGCTCGGTCGAGCTGTACGGCATCGGCCGGTACATCGCGGTCACCGGGCGGTCGTGGGGCGGCACGCCCTCGCGCCTGGGCGACCTGCAGCACGTCATCGACTCGTTGCTGTAG
- a CDS encoding exonuclease domain-containing protein yields the protein MTWHLGRLAAFDLETTGVDVENDRIVTAAVHGLGGGQPVEPHDWFVNPDVDIPAEATAVHGISTAEAQAKGEPAKGAVDYITEVLVSYADQEATVVGHNVVYDLTLLDRECRRYGLPTLQDRLGMRPLHVIDTAVLDKHADPYRKRVSEKQGPRQLITLAQVYELPWDDDQAHGCSYDALVAARIAHRIGTLAHTPREDWPDRIKAVRRPRYGDFCGLSVAELHARQVELAAEQAAGLQAHFRKTDPEARVDGSWPLRPWVEPSSTEEPA from the coding sequence ATGACGTGGCACCTGGGCCGACTGGCCGCGTTCGATCTGGAGACGACCGGTGTCGACGTCGAGAACGACCGGATCGTGACCGCCGCCGTGCACGGGCTCGGCGGTGGGCAGCCGGTCGAGCCGCACGACTGGTTCGTGAACCCCGACGTCGACATCCCCGCCGAGGCCACCGCCGTGCACGGCATCAGCACCGCCGAGGCGCAGGCCAAGGGCGAGCCCGCCAAGGGCGCGGTGGACTACATCACCGAGGTACTCGTCTCCTACGCCGACCAGGAGGCGACCGTCGTCGGGCACAACGTCGTGTACGACCTGACGCTGCTCGACCGCGAGTGCCGCCGCTACGGTCTGCCGACCCTGCAGGACCGGCTCGGCATGCGCCCGCTGCACGTCATCGACACGGCCGTGCTCGACAAGCACGCCGACCCGTACCGCAAGCGGGTGTCGGAGAAGCAGGGGCCGAGGCAGCTCATCACTCTCGCGCAGGTCTACGAACTGCCGTGGGACGACGACCAGGCGCACGGCTGCTCGTACGACGCGCTTGTCGCCGCGCGGATCGCGCATCGGATCGGGACGCTCGCGCACACGCCGCGCGAGGACTGGCCGGACCGGATCAAGGCCGTGCGCCGGCCGCGCTACGGCGACTTCTGCGGGCTGTCGGTCGCCGAGCTGCACGCCCGGCAGGTCGAGCTCGCCGCCGAGCAGGCCGCCGGGCTGCAGGCCCATTTCCGCAAGACCGACCCCGAGGCGCGCGTCGACGGCTCGTGGCCGCTGCGCCCCTGGGTCGAGCCGTCGAGCACTGAGGAGCCCGCATGA